A genomic window from Glycine soja cultivar W05 chromosome 10, ASM419377v2, whole genome shotgun sequence includes:
- the LOC114369543 gene encoding protein argonaute 10-like has product MPVRQMKESSEQHLVIKPHLQNPMNQAKKTTKAAQNGKGPPPQENHNQTSPHSKNKGRRRGRGGRKPDQGDVMMRPSCRPCTATLTSTANENAENGCISDMGFPTSSKSLTFAPRPGYGQVGTKCIVKANHFFAELPDKDLNQYDVTITPEVSSRTVNRSIIAELVRLYKESDLGMRLPAYDGRKSLYTAGQLPFAWREFKIKLIDEEDGVNGPKREREYRVVIKFVARANLYHLGQFLAGRRADAPQEALQILDIVLRELSTKRYCPIGRSFFSPDIRTPQRLGEGLESWCGFYQSIRPTQMGLSLNIDMASAAFIEPLPVVEFVGQLLAKDVLSRPLSDADRIKIKKALRGVKVEVTHRGSVRRKYRVSGLTSQPTRELVFPVDENSTMKSVVEYFQEMYGFTIQYTHLPCLQVGNQKKANYLPMEACKIVEGQRYTKRLNEKQITALLKVTCQRPRDRENDILRTVQHNAYDQDPYAKEFGIKISEKLASVEARILPAPWLKYHESGKEKNCLPQVGQWNMMNKKMINGMTVSRWACINFSRSVQDSVARTFCNELAQMCQVSGMEFNPESVIPIYNAKPEQVEKALKHVYHVSGSKIKGKELELLLAILPDNNGSLYGDLKRICETDLGLISQCCLTKHVFKITKQYLANVSLKINVKMGGRNTVLLDAVSSRIPLVSDMPTIIFGADVTHPENGEELSPSIAAVVASQDWPEVTKYAGLVCAQAHRQELIQDLYKTWQDPVRGTVSGGMIRDLLVSFRKATGQKPLRIIFYRDGVSEGQFYQVLLYELDAIRKACASLEPNYQPPVTFIVVQKRHHTRLFANNYRDRSSTDRSGNILPGTVVDTKICHPTEFDFYLCSHAGIQGTSRPAHYHVLWDENNFTPDGIQSLTNNLCYTYARCTRSVSVVPPAYYAHLAAFRARFYMEPDMQDNGSAGDGNGHGAKATRAAGDYSVKPLPDLKENVKRVMFYC; this is encoded by the exons AATGGCAAAGGTCCACCGCCACAAGAAAACCATAACCAAACTTCGCCACACTCAAAGAACAAGGGAAGGAGAAGAGGGAGAGGTGGCAGAAAACCTGATCAAGGAGATGTTATGATGAGGCCTAGTTGCAGGCCATGCACTGCAACACTAACAAGTACTGCAAATGAGAATGCTGAAAATGGTTGCATCTCTGATATGGGTTTTCCCACTTCAAGCAAGTCTTTGACCTTTGCTCCTAGGCCTGGATATGGACAAGTTGGGACAAAATGCATTGTGAAGGCTAACCACTTCTTTGCAGAGTTACCAGACAAGGACTTGAACCAATATGAT GTTACTATTACCCCAGAAGTGTCTTCTAGAACAGTAAACAGGTCTATCATAGCAGAACTAGTGAGGCTGTATAAAGAGTCTGACTTGGGGATGAGACTTCCAGCATATGATGGCAGAAAAAGTTTGTACACTGCAGGGCAGCTTCCCTTTGCTTGGAGAGAGTTTAAGATTAAGCTTATAGATGAAGAGGATGGAGTTAATGGCCCTAA AAGGGAAAGAGAGTACAGGGTGGTGATCAAGTTCGTTGCTCGGGCTAACTTGTATCACTTGGGACAGTTTCTAGCTGGTAGGCGTGCTGATGCACCGCAAGAGGCACTTCAAATTCTTGACATTGTATTAAGAGAGCTGTCAACTAAGAG gtatTGCCCTATTGGGAGGTCCTTCTTTTCACCTGATATTAGAACACCGCAACGGCTTGGAGAGGGATTAGAATCATGGTGTGGATTTTACCAGAGTATAAGGCCTACACAAATGGGCCTTTCCCTTAATATTG ATATGGCGTCTGCTGCGTTTATTGAGCCTCTTCCAGTAGTGGAATTTGTTGGCCAGCTATTAGCAAAAGATGTGCTGTCAAGGCCATTGTCAGATGCTGATCGCATTAAG ATTAAGAAAGCCCTTAGAGGAGTTAAAGTTGAAGTAACACACAGAGGAAGTGTGAGAAGAAAATATCGTGTTTCTGGATTGACTTCTCAACCAACCAGAGAACTTGT GTTTCCTGTTGATGAGAACTCAACTATGAAATCAGTAGTTGAATACTTCCAAGAGATGTATGGTTTCACTATTCAATATACTCACCTTCCTTGCCTTCAAGTAGGAAACCAAAAGAAGGCTAACTATTTACCTATGGAG GCCTGCAAAATTGTTGAGGGGCAACGTTATACAAAAAGATTGAATGAGAAGCAAATTACAGCTCTGTTGAAAGTTACTTGCCAGAGACCTCGCGATCGGGAAAATGACATTTTACgg ACCGTTCAACATAATGCTTATGATCAAGATCCTTATGCAAAGGAATTTGGAATTAAAATCAGTGAAAAGCTAGCTTCTGTTGAAGCACGAATTCTTCCGGCCCCTTGG CTTAAATATCACGAAAGTGGGAAAGAGAAGAACTGTTTACCCCAAGTTGGTCAGTGGAATATGATGAACAAG AAAATGATTAATGGAATGACTGTTAGCCGGTGGGCATGCATAAATTTTTCAAGGAGCGTGCAAGATAGTGTTGCTCGCACTTTTTGTAATGAACTTGCTCAAATGTGTCAAGTATCTGGCATG GAATTTAATCCAGAGTCTGTTATTCCCATCTACAATGCCAAACCTGAACAGGTGGAAAAAGCTTTGAAACATGTTTACCATGTGTCAGGGAGCAAAATTAAAGGAAAGGAATTGGAGCTTTTGTTAGCAATATTGCCAGACAATAACGGGTCTCTCTATG GTGATCTCAAGCGAATTTGTGAAACTGACCTTGGTTTAATTTCACAATGCTGTCTGACAAAGCATGTCTTCAAAATCACTAAACAGTACTTGGCTAATGTGTCTCTGAAGATCAATGTGAAG ATGGGAGGTAGAAACACTGTACTTCTTGATGCTGTAAGCAGCAGAATACCATTGGTTAGTGACATGCCAACCATAATTTTCGGAGCAGATGTAACCCACCCTGAAAATGGAGAAGAATTGAGCCCTTCAATAGCAGct GTAGTCGCATCCCAGGACTGGCCCGAAGTGACAAAATATGCCGGTTTAGTATGTGCTCAAGCTCATAGGCAGGAACTTATACAAGATTTGTACAAAACTTGGCAAGACCCTGTTCGTGGCACAGTTAGTGGTGGCATGATCCG AGATTTACTGGTTTCCTTCAGAAAGGCAACAGGACAAAAGCCACTACGAATTATATTTTACAG GGATGGTGTAAGTGAAGGACAATTTTACCAAGTTTTACTTTATGAGTTAGATGCAATTCGGAAG GCATGTGCTTCCTTAGAACCAAACTACCAGCCTCCAGTAACTTTCATAGTTGTGCAAAAAAGACATCATACCCGGTTATTTGCAAACAACTACAGGGACAGAAGCAGTACAGATCGGAGTGGGAATATATTGCCTG GGACTGTTGTTGATACCAAAATCTGCCATCCAacagaatttgatttttatctctGCAGCCATGCTGGCATCCAG GGTACTAGTCGGCCAGCTCATTATCATGTCCTGTGGGATGAAAACAACTTCACACCTGATGGAATTCAGTCTCTGACAAACAACCTTTGTTATACATATGCCAGGTGTACACGCTCAGTATCAGTTG TTCCTCCAGCATATTATGCACATTTAGCAGCGTTTCGAGCACGTTTCTATATGGAACCAGATATGCAAGACAATGGCTCTGCAGGTGACGGTAATGGTCATGGTGCCAAAGCAACACGAGCAGCTGGTGATTATAGTGTCAAGCCATTGCCAGACTTGAAAGAAAATGTGAAGAGAGTCATGTTTTACTGTTAG
- the LOC114369833 gene encoding uncharacterized protein LOC114369833: MQLLHSDEPAPERGDSPEKPDDPNADTDSLDPGTDDGAALDVTGKSVEFPAAENAGDSAESLYVYKNVYSLIPKSVSRLARLRTLKFFGNEINLFAPEFGNLTALECLQMKISSPGIGGLQLHTLKGLKELELSKGPPRPSAFPILTEISGLKCLTKLSICHFSIRYLPPEIGCLKKLEYLDLSFNKMKTLPAEISYLKGLISMKVANNKLVELPAAMSSLSRLERLDLSNNRLTSLGSLELASMHRLQELNLQYNKLLGIFQIPSWICCNMDGNDKARCKDDCSSSVEMDLYESNFQENDETLSDGPHNTSSSMLTSSSSSSRCFASRKSGKRWKRRHHLQQKARQERLNNSRKWKAVDHDDQLLSKKIHRISEPENHDSLASESCAEIVSENGSLDDNNKRISSERAVNDNAIDNDNNDEVITEKQFSGEDCCTTESKDEKEESLCSLDKRPSEQDEASCLELLECVSKSKRHLDRDLDNPKPCKSRKSISSSSLLSCKYSKISFCGIEDHLSDGFYDAGRDRLFMPLECYEQNHCLASREVILLDRKIDEELDAVMLAAQALVYNLKKLNGLSRYGNQDGVDNLQMASLLALFVSDHFGGSDRSGIVERTRKSVSGSNYNKPFVCTCSAGSSTSISSPTEPVANTIEDITLSKMSEKSLDSIKKRRNSIIIPIGSVQYGVCRHRALLFKYLCDHMEPPVPCELVRGYLDFSPHAWNIILIKRGATWVRMLIDACRPLDIREEKDPEYFCRYIPLNRTTIPISSIGSPGPDYSFPSLTTCDELETKASTTLVKCKFGSVEAAAKVRTLEEQGSSADKIKNFEYNCLGEIRILGALKHPCIVEMYGHQISCQWSVSADGNPEHRVLRSAIFMEYVEGGSLKNYLEKLSEAGEKHVPVELALHIAKDVSCALSELHSKHIIHRDIKSENILFNLDRKRDDGTPTVKLCDFDSAVPLRSTLHVCCIAHAGTPPPCICVGTPRWMAPEVMRTMYKKNSYGLEADIWSFGCLLLEMLTLQIPYSGLSDSHFLDSLQMGKRPQLTDELRVLSSMNGPTMIPSGEELEKSDAGVDMLKFLVDLFHKCVEENPSKRPTAEEIHKMVLEHTDRLQI, from the exons ATGCAGCTTCTTCACTCCGACGAACCCGCGCCCGAGCGTGGCGACTCGCCGGAGAAACCCGACGACCCTAACGCTGACACCGATTCCCTCGACCCCGGAACCGACGATGGCGCCGCTCTCGACGTGACCGGAAAAAGCGTCGAATTTCCGGCGGCGGAGAACGCCGGGGACTCCGCGGAGAGCCTTTACGTGTACAAGAACGTTTACAGCTTGATTCCGAAGTCGGTGTCGCGGCTCGCGCGGTTGCGAACGTTGAAGTTCTTCGGAAACGAGATTAACCTTTTTGCGCCGGAATTCGGGAACTTGACGGCGTTGGAGTGCTTGCAGATGAAGATTTCCTCGCCGGGGATTGGAGGCTTGCAGTTGCACACGCTCAAGGGTTTGAAGGAACTCGAACTCTCCAAAGGACCTCCCAGACCTTCGGCTTTTCCGATTTTGACCGAGATTTCGGGTctcaagtgtttgaccaagctTTCCATTTGCCATTTCTCTATTCG ATACCTTCCTCCGGAAATTGGATGCTTGAAGAAACTGGAGTATCTTGATCTCTCGTTCAATAAAATGAAGACATTGCCGGCGGAGATTAGTTATTTGAAAGGCTTGATATCGATGAAGGTTGCGAATAATAAATTAGTGGAACTGCCGGCAGCGATGTCTTCTCTGTCAAGGTTGGAGAGATTGGACCTGTCGAATAATAGGTTGACTTCGTTAGGGTCCCTTGAACTTGCCTCAATGCATAGACTTCAAGAGTTAAATCTTCAG TACAACAAGCTGCTTGGGATTTTCCAAATTCCTTCATGGATATGTTGTAATATGGATGGAAATGATAAAGCTAGATGCAAAGATGATTGCAGTTCTTCTGTTGAAATGGATCTCTATGAAAGCAACTTTCAGGAAAATGATGAAACCCTTTCTGACG GCCCTCATAATACCTCATCAAGCATGTTAACAAGCTCCTCGTCTAGCAGCAGATGTTTTGCTTCCCGGAAGTCAGGCAAACGGTGGAAAAGGCGACATCATTTACAGCAGAAAGCTCGTCAAGAACGCTTGAACAATAGTAGAAAGTGGAAAGCTGTAGATCATGATGACCAGTTGTTGAGCAAGAAGATTCACAGAATTTCTGAACCAGAAAATCATGATAGTCTTGCTTCTGAAAGTTGTGCAGAAATTGTATCAGAGAATGGGAGCCtggatgataataataaaagaatatccTCTGAACGAGCAGTAAATGACAATGCAATTgataatgataacaatgatgaagTAATTACTGAAAAGCAGTTTTCTGGAGAAGATTGCTGCACTACCGAAAGCAAAGATGAAAAAGAGGAATCCTTGTGCTCCTTAGATAAGAGGCCAAGTGAACAGGATGAAGCATCTTGTTTAGAACTTTTGGAGTGTGTTTCTAAATCAAAGAGACATTTAGATCGTGATCTTGATAATCCTAAACCATGCAAGTCTAGAAAGTCAATTAGTTCTAGTTCATTATTGTCTTGCAAGTACAGCAAGATCTCATTTTGTGGCATTGAAGACCATCTATCAGATGGCTTTTATGATGCAGGACGAGATCGGCTGTTTATGCCTCTTGAGTGTTATGAGCAAAATCATTGTCTTGCTTCTCGTGAAGTCATCCTTTTGGACag AAAAATCGATGAAGAGTTGGATGCTGTTATGCTAGCTGCTCAGGCATTGGTTTATAATTTGAAGAAGTTAAATGGTTTAAGCAGATATGGGAACCAGGATGGGGTTGATAACTTGCAGATGGCATCACTGCTTGCACTCTTTGTATCTGATCATTTTGGTGGCAGTGATAGAAGTGGTATTGTAGAAAGGACACGGAAATCTGTGTCCGGTTCAAACTATAATAAGCCTTTTGTCTGTACATGCTCAGCTGGAAGCAGCACCAGTATAAGTTCTCCCACTGAACCAGTTGCAAACACCATAGAAGATATCACTCTTTCGAAGATGTCGGAAAAATCTCTCGACTCTATAAAAAAAAGGCGAAATTCGATCATAATTCCAATTGGCTCTGTGCAGTATGGTGTATGTAGACATAGAGCTCTGCTTTTTaag TATTTATGTGATCACATGGAGCCACCAGTTCCTTGTGAGCTTGTCAGGGGTTACCTAGATTTTTCACCACATGCCTGGAATATCATTCTGATTAAGAGGGGTGCTACATGGGTTCGAATGCTGATTGATGCTTGTCGACCTCTTGAtataagagaagagaaagatcctgaatatttttgcag GTACATACCTCTTAATCGAACCACAATTCCTATATCATCTATAGGAAGTCCAGGTCCTGATTATTCTTTTCCATCTCTCACTACATGTGATGAACTTGAGACAAAGGCTTCAACTACTTTAGTTAAATGCAAATTTGGATCAGTTGAGGCTGCAGCAAAG GTGCGTACTTTGGAAGAGCAGGGGAGTTCGGCagacaaaattaaaaacttcGAATATAATTGTTTGGGAGAAATTAGAATTCTTGGTGCTTTAAAACACCCTTGCATAGTGGAAATGTACGGACACCAAATTTCATGTCAATGGTCTGTCTCAGCTGATGGTAATCCTGAACACCGTGTATTAAGATCTGCAATTTTTATGGAGTATGTGGAAGGGGGCTCCTTAAAA AATTATCTGGAGAAGCTGTCAGAAGCTGGTGAAAAGCATGTTCCTGTGGAGTTGGCTTTGCATATCGCCAAAGATGTCTCATGTGCTTTGTCAGAGCTGCACTCAAAGCACATAATTCATCGTGACataaaaagtgaaaacataCTGTTTAATTTGGATAGGAAGAGAGATGATGGAACTCCCACTGTGAAGCTCTGTGATTTTGATAGTGCAGTGCCACTAAGATCAACTTTACATGTGTGTTGTATTGCTCATGCGGGAACACCTCCTCCCTGTATATGTGTTGGAACACCTCGGTGGATGGCTCCAGAGGTTATGCGgactatgtataaaaaaaactccTATGGATTG GAAGCTGACATTTGGTCGTTTGGATGCTTGCTTTTGGAGATGCTGACTCTGCAAATTCCATATTCTGGACTTTCAGATTCACACTTCCTTGATAGTCTGCAG ATGGGTAAACGACCACAATTGACTGATGAGCTGAGAGTATTGAGTTCAATGAATGGACCCACAATGATTCCATCTGGTGAAGAGCTGGAAAAATCAGATGCTGGGGTAGACATGCTGAAATTCCTTGTTGATTTGTTTCATAAGTGCGtggaagaaaatccaagcaaaCGTCCTACAGCTGAAGAAATCCATAAAATGGTGCTTGAACACACAGATCGCTTACAAATCTAA